Proteins from one Oryza sativa Japonica Group chromosome 12, ASM3414082v1 genomic window:
- the LOC4351466 gene encoding uncharacterized protein isoform X1, whose protein sequence is MADDVSKRCSPEEEVIADILFALPRGPRPVLLRRRGEINRTGGDSTRDGDSAEKSRTGRGHEIRGRAGGVEAEAARGGYSREDLATKGGSVGSRDGGGEAFQSKREGALRYRCTIEDLSTSKGPGGGGGYDYELVGRGGVAAAERDTRCRYSVQDLSTVGKSGGMYDGGNGPGFKEGAQETVDCVQGFKTHPELGLPANDSGTDTETVDVSVSEELIRLQTTISKPKTNTATDDSADDSAAEIEAFDVSEELIRFQTVVSKPWDAIWREAPLVFCDSFLCPTGDRSGLSQSELKDAVASILLNHKGVVSYFRIDSSRSLNLQTLETWFNILSEKKVKEMVLFNCSGPQKLIEFPMDILDGSQVEVLRICFFKIPEVYAFDLSKLHLLDFSYCKFDTEHLLHFVEACPNIRELHLGYYDGNVRIRSDKLEIFQVWCSTMKSVNIEHAPELRKLTIAAFPGKYSSSLSVRVINSLYLEHITCNISNQWITINGSNIQTDDKVLLNVRKLYIGLSMSKRRQREQLSNILNCLTHLEDLTIWRMDTVANNEDYDAALEDWSPKLRVKTCLKSLQICKMEGYQGGKLESDFASAVLVRANRLKRLIIESDKEDVFKKAVGILQKVKWTSPDVSVERRLNPLVSN, encoded by the exons ATGGCGGACGACGTATCCAAGAGGTGCTCTCCGGAGGAGGAGGTAATTGCTGACATACTGTTCGCTCTGCCGAGAGGGCCTCGCCCCGTtcttctccgccgccgaggAGAAATCAACCGCACCGGCGGCGATTCAACTCGAGATGGAGACTCAGCGGAGAAGTCTCGCACCGGCAGGGGGCATGAAATACGGGGGAGAGCTGGCGGCGTTGAAGCGGAGGCAGCCAGGGGCGGGTACTCGAGAGAGGATCTCGCCACCAAGGGGGGATCCGTCGGATcgagggatggcggcggcgaggcctttCAATCAAAGAGGGAAGGTGCCCTGAGGTACAGATGCACTATCGAGGACCTCTCCACCTCGAAGGGacccggtggcggcgggggctaTGACTATGAATTAGTGGGGAGGGGTGGAGTCGCGGCAGCGGAGCGGGACACGAGGTGCAGGTACTCGGTCCAGGACCTCTCGACCGTGGGGAAATCTGGGGGGATGTATGATGGAGGCAATGGCCCTGGGTTCAAAGAAGGTGCCCAAGAAACTGTAGATTGTGTCCAAGGGTTCAAGACTCATCCTGAGTTAGGACTTCCTGCCAATGATTCTGGCACTGACACGGAAACAGTTGATGTATCAGTGTCAGAAGAGTTGATTCGGCTTCAGACCACGATCAGTAAGCCCAAGACTAATACTGCTACTGATGATTCTGCCGATGATTCTGCTGCTGAAATCGAAGCATTTGATGTATCGGAAGAATTGATTCGCTTTCAGACTGTTGTTAGTAAACCATGGGATGCAATATGGAGAGAAGCACCTCTGGTCTTCTGTGATTCGTTCCTATGTCCTACTGGTGATAGGAGTGGTTTGAGTCAAAGTGAACTGAAAGATGCAGTAGCTTCAATACTTCTTAATCATAAAGGTGTTGTAAGCTATTTCAGGATTGACTCAAGTAGATCACTGAACCTTCAAACTCTTGAGACCTGGTTTAATATCTTGTCTGAGAAGAAGGTCAAAGAGATGGTTCTGTTTAATTGTTCAGGACCACAGAAATTGATAGAGTTTCCTATGGATATCCTGGATGGCAGCCAAGTTGAGGTTCTCAGGATATGTTTTTTCAAAATTCCAGAAGTTTATGCATTTGATCTCTCAAAGCTACATCTACTGGATTTCTCATACTGCAAATTTGATACCGAGCACCTCCTTCACTTTGTTGAAGCATGTCCTAATATCAGAGAGCTGCATCTGGGCTACTATGATGGAAATGTCCGGATACGCTCTGACAAGCTAGAAATTTTTCAAGTATGGTGTTCAACTATGAAGTCTGTGAACATTGAGCATGCTCCTGAATTGAGAAAACTTACCATAGCGGCATTTCCTGGAAAGTACTCATCCTCATTGTCTGTGAGGGTCATAAACTCACTTTACTTGGAGCATATCACGTGCAACATCAGTAATCAATGGATTACAATAAATGGCTCAAATATACAAACA GATGATAAAGTTCTTCTCAATGTCCGAAAACTGTACATTGGACTTTCTATGTCCAAAAGAAGGCAACGGGAACAGCTCTCTAACATTTTGAATTGCTTAACGCATCTAGAAGATCTGACTATTTGG CGGATGGATACCGTCGCTAACAATGAAGATTATGATGCGGCACTCGAGGACTGGTCACCTAAACTGCGTGTGAAGACCTGCTTGAAAAGCCTCCAAATATGTAAGATGGAAGGATACCAAGGTGGGAAGCTTGAGTCGGACTTTGCATCTGCTGTTCTGGTGCGTGCAAATCGCTTGAAAAGGCTTATAATTGAATCCGATAAGGAAGATGTCTTTAAGAAGGCTGTTGGCATACTTCAAAAGGTCAAGTGGACGTCACCCGATGTCAGTGTAGAGAGAAGACTAAATCCACTGGTCAGCAACTGA
- the LOC9270379 gene encoding uncharacterized protein, with protein sequence MVLDALTRYQWVPDTHLAKSLKVQKKKLCLILEFLEKQMFVRRCEVKAKTGRNVSNTATTAGVSAIPRNEKVKSKHPKWYCCINYAKICSVVRYHIMQMEANLKSQLENTNTVDKYTCPNCGKSFSAFDVKDLVSCTDGNFYCESCKHELVACSEYGNYNEREGRSANLLDFLENMKEKLRPLKTKLDLLEDLPAPDFGSTPDFKGTYNISDWSRTSVPLPEPTNGDDSFSSPCAKDDESDAGVSELKILPSWLIRKGMKLKQAHLSNSSTVCGEGGTNIQEEYMKAYYEAIQKRQEDRIRHSGQSSVPGGPSVSSERPMGVKRQKLCNDINNNALECQGEEPPGDTFRT encoded by the exons ATGGTGCTCGACGCACTCACAAG ATACCAGTGGGTACCAGACACTCACCTTGCAAAATCATTAAAGGTGCAGAAGAAAAAGTTATGTCTGATCCTTGAATTTCTTGAAAAACAAATGTTCGTAAGAAGATGTGAGGTGAAG GCCAAAACTGGACGAAATGTCAGTAATACTGCTACGACAGCTGGTGTTTCTGCTATTCCCAGGAACGAGAAAGTGAAGTCAAAACATCCTAAGTGGTATTGCTGTATAAACTATGCCAAG ATATGCTCTGTCGTAAGGTATCACATAATGCAAATGGAGGCTAACTTGAAGTCTCAACTAGAGAATACAAATACAGTCGATAAGTACACATGCCCCAATTGTGGAAAAAG CTTTTCAGCATTTGATGTCAAGGATTTAGTGAGTTGCACCGATGGAAATTTTTACTGTGAAAGTTGCAAGCATGAACTAGTTGCATGCAGCGAATACGGAAATTATaatgagagagagggaagaagtGCAAACTTGTTGGACTTTCTTGAAAATATGAAG GAGAAACTAAGGCCACTCAAGACAAAACTTGATCTGCTAGAGGACCTACCTGCTCCAGACTTTGGGAGTACCCCAGACTTCAAAGGAACTTATAACATTTCAGATTGGTCGAGGACCAGTGTTCCACTTCCAGAACCTACAAAC GGTGATGATTCTTTTTCAAGCCCTTGTGCAAAAGACGATGAATCTGATGCAGGTGTTTCAGAGTTAAAGATCTTGCCTTCATGGCTGATAAGAAAAGGTATGAAACTTAAGCAAGCACACCTCAGTAACAGTTCTACTGTGTGTGGAGAGGGAGGTACAAATATACAG GAAGAATACATGAAGGCATATTATGAGGCCATACAGAAGAGGCAGGAAGACAGAATAAGACACTCTGGTCAGTCATCTGTCCCTGGAGGACCTTCTGTGAGTTCTGAGAGGCCAATGGGCGTAAAGCGGCAGAAACTTTGTAACGACATCAATAACAATGCACTAGAGTGCCAAGGGGAAGAACCGCCAG GGGATACATTCAGGACATAA
- the LOC9267810 gene encoding E3 ubiquitin-protein ligase SIRP1-like: MEVDASAVARALPRDFPPIENLSFEGIPRYTFKIGNRIHCTNLMYRPGSRTLLTQEEAHEIIRERLRSDIRRGRIELDADFLQQLVDQVRDHILQRQRRGTATAIAMDGVVEVEDAYRNGGFGAVPASSKAMAELQEAMASDARERGCAVCLEDFEAGEKLTRMPCSHCFHATCILDWLRLSHRCPLCRFPMPTQDQSY, encoded by the coding sequence ATGGAGGTGGATGCCTCCGCGGTCGCAAGAGCACTACCAAGAGATTTCCCTCCCATCGAGAACTTGAGCTTCGAAGGCATCCCCCGTTATACTTTCAAGATTGGCAACCGGATCCACTGCACCAACTTGATGTACCGCCCAGGTAGTCGGACGCTATTAACGCAGGAAGAAGCTCATGAGATCATTCGCGAGCGCTTGAGGTCTGACATTCGTCGGGGCCGCATAGAACTGGACGCCGACTTCTTGCAGCAGCTTGTTGATCAGGTTCGCGATCATATTCTTCAGCGTCAGCGCCGTGGCACTGCCACTGCCATTGCCATGGATGGAGTAGTGGAGGTGGAGGATGCGTACAGGAACGGTGGGTTCGGCGCTGTCCCCGCGTCGAGCAAGGCCATGGCCGAGCTGCAGGAGGCGATGGCAAGCGACGCCAGGGAACGCGGGTGCGCTGTGTGCCTGGAGGATTTCGAGGCGGGAGAGAAGCTGACGAGGATGCCCTGCTCGCATTGCTTCCATGCGACCTGCATCTTGGATTGGCTCCGCCTCAGCCATCGCTGCCCGCTCTGCAGATTCCCGATGCCAACCCAAGACCAATCTTACTAG
- the LOC4351466 gene encoding uncharacterized protein isoform X2, whose product MADDVSKRCSPEEEVIADILFALPRGPRPVLLRRRGEINRTGGDSTRDGDSAEKSRTGRGHEIRGRAGGVEAEAARGGYSREDLATKGGSVGSRDGGGEAFQSKREGALRYRCTIEDLSTSKGPGGGGGYDYELVGRGGVAAAERDTRCRYSVQDLSTVGKSGGMYDGGNGPGFKEGAQETVDCVQGFKTHPELGLPANDSGTDTETVDVSVSEELIRLQTTISKPKTNTATDDSADDSAAEIEAFDVSEELIRFQTVVSKPWDAIWREAPLVFCDSFLCPTGDRSGLSQSELKDAVASILLNHKGVVSYFRIDSSRSLNLQTLETWFNILSEKKVKEMVLFNCSGPQKLIEFPMDILDGSQVEVLRICFFKIPEVYAFDLSKLHLLDFSYCKFDTEHLLHFVEACPNIRELHLGYYDGNVRIRSDKLEIFQVWCSTMKSVNIEHAPELRKLTIAAFPGKYSSSLSVRVINSLYLEHITCNISNQWITINGSNIQTDDKVLLNVRKLYIGLSMSKRRQREQLSNILNCLTHLEDLTIWRMDTVANNEDYDAALEDWSPKLRVKTCLKSLQICKMEGYQGGKLESDFASAVLVKWTSPDVSVERRLNPLVSN is encoded by the exons ATGGCGGACGACGTATCCAAGAGGTGCTCTCCGGAGGAGGAGGTAATTGCTGACATACTGTTCGCTCTGCCGAGAGGGCCTCGCCCCGTtcttctccgccgccgaggAGAAATCAACCGCACCGGCGGCGATTCAACTCGAGATGGAGACTCAGCGGAGAAGTCTCGCACCGGCAGGGGGCATGAAATACGGGGGAGAGCTGGCGGCGTTGAAGCGGAGGCAGCCAGGGGCGGGTACTCGAGAGAGGATCTCGCCACCAAGGGGGGATCCGTCGGATcgagggatggcggcggcgaggcctttCAATCAAAGAGGGAAGGTGCCCTGAGGTACAGATGCACTATCGAGGACCTCTCCACCTCGAAGGGacccggtggcggcgggggctaTGACTATGAATTAGTGGGGAGGGGTGGAGTCGCGGCAGCGGAGCGGGACACGAGGTGCAGGTACTCGGTCCAGGACCTCTCGACCGTGGGGAAATCTGGGGGGATGTATGATGGAGGCAATGGCCCTGGGTTCAAAGAAGGTGCCCAAGAAACTGTAGATTGTGTCCAAGGGTTCAAGACTCATCCTGAGTTAGGACTTCCTGCCAATGATTCTGGCACTGACACGGAAACAGTTGATGTATCAGTGTCAGAAGAGTTGATTCGGCTTCAGACCACGATCAGTAAGCCCAAGACTAATACTGCTACTGATGATTCTGCCGATGATTCTGCTGCTGAAATCGAAGCATTTGATGTATCGGAAGAATTGATTCGCTTTCAGACTGTTGTTAGTAAACCATGGGATGCAATATGGAGAGAAGCACCTCTGGTCTTCTGTGATTCGTTCCTATGTCCTACTGGTGATAGGAGTGGTTTGAGTCAAAGTGAACTGAAAGATGCAGTAGCTTCAATACTTCTTAATCATAAAGGTGTTGTAAGCTATTTCAGGATTGACTCAAGTAGATCACTGAACCTTCAAACTCTTGAGACCTGGTTTAATATCTTGTCTGAGAAGAAGGTCAAAGAGATGGTTCTGTTTAATTGTTCAGGACCACAGAAATTGATAGAGTTTCCTATGGATATCCTGGATGGCAGCCAAGTTGAGGTTCTCAGGATATGTTTTTTCAAAATTCCAGAAGTTTATGCATTTGATCTCTCAAAGCTACATCTACTGGATTTCTCATACTGCAAATTTGATACCGAGCACCTCCTTCACTTTGTTGAAGCATGTCCTAATATCAGAGAGCTGCATCTGGGCTACTATGATGGAAATGTCCGGATACGCTCTGACAAGCTAGAAATTTTTCAAGTATGGTGTTCAACTATGAAGTCTGTGAACATTGAGCATGCTCCTGAATTGAGAAAACTTACCATAGCGGCATTTCCTGGAAAGTACTCATCCTCATTGTCTGTGAGGGTCATAAACTCACTTTACTTGGAGCATATCACGTGCAACATCAGTAATCAATGGATTACAATAAATGGCTCAAATATACAAACA GATGATAAAGTTCTTCTCAATGTCCGAAAACTGTACATTGGACTTTCTATGTCCAAAAGAAGGCAACGGGAACAGCTCTCTAACATTTTGAATTGCTTAACGCATCTAGAAGATCTGACTATTTGG CGGATGGATACCGTCGCTAACAATGAAGATTATGATGCGGCACTCGAGGACTGGTCACCTAAACTGCGTGTGAAGACCTGCTTGAAAAGCCTCCAAATATGTAAGATGGAAGGATACCAAGGTGGGAAGCTTGAGTCGGACTTTGCATCTGCTGTTCTG GTCAAGTGGACGTCACCCGATGTCAGTGTAGAGAGAAGACTAAATCCACTGGTCAGCAACTGA
- the LOC9271939 gene encoding uncharacterized protein: MAALGLRVNGEGDERSLVEDEALVLLEEKQASWEELEEAFSVFDGDGDGFISPLELQNVMRRLCLQRDAGHEECERMLKVFDRDGDGMINFDEFKVMMQGVV, encoded by the coding sequence ATGGCAGCACTTGGGCTCCGTGTCAACGGGGAGGGCGACGAGCGTTCCTTGGTAGAGGATGAAGCTCTTGTACTATTGGAAGAGAAGCAAGCGAGCTGGGAAGAACTAGAGGAAGCTTTCAGCGtgttcgacggcgacggcgatggattCATAAGTCCCCTGGAGCTGCAGAATGTGATGAGAAGGTTGTGTTTGCAGCGTGACGCTGGCCATGAGGAGTGTGAGAGAATGCTCAAGGTTTTCGACAGAGACGGCGATGGAATGATCAATTTTGATGAGTTTAAAGTCATGATGCAAGGAGTTGTCTGa
- the LOC107279620 gene encoding sugar transport protein MST8-like: MSAVITGLVNMFATFVSIATVDRLGRRKLLLQGGIQMIFAQFVLGTLIAVKFGTAGVANISRGYAIVVVLCICVFVSAFAWSWGPLGWLVPSEIFPLEIRSAAQSVVVMFIMAFTFIIAQIFLMMLCHLKFGLPSPSPPFPSPPSPPPPPTSPSPRQHRGWAIFAPHGGHARPLAALQRVSEEKRERKGEKDGVDPDMWGPRGSHADLVTT; this comes from the exons ATGTCCGCAGTCATCACCGGCCTAGTCAACATGTTCGCCACCTTCGTCTCCATcgccaccgtcgaccgcctcggccgccgcaaGCTCCTCCTCCAGGGCGGCATCCAAATGATCTTCGCGCAG TTCGTTCTTGGGACGCTGATCGCCGTCAAGTTCGGGACGGCGGGCGTGGCAAACATCTCGCGGGGTTACGCCATCGTGGTGGTGCTGTGCATCTGCGTGTTCGTGTCGGCGTTCGCGTGGTCGTGGGGGCCCCTGGGGTGGCTGGTGCCCAGCGAGATCTTCCCGCTAGAGATCAGGTCGGCGGCGCAGAGCGTGGTGGTGATGTTCATCATGGCGTTCACCTTCATCATCGCGCAGATCTTCCTGATGATGCTGTGCCACCTCAAGTTcgggctcccctccccttccccgccgTTCCCAtccccaccctcgccgccgccgccgcccacctcgccgTCTCCACGCCAACACCGCGGCTGGGCCATCTTCGCGCCCCACGGTGGCCACGCGCGCCCGCTAGCGGCCCTGCAGCGAGTGagcgaggagaagagagagaggaagggagagaaagatGGCGTggaccctgacatgtggggtccacgtgggtctcacgctgactTAGTcaccacgtag